One Miscanthus floridulus cultivar M001 chromosome 11, ASM1932011v1, whole genome shotgun sequence DNA window includes the following coding sequences:
- the LOC136494299 gene encoding protein transport protein SEC31 homolog B-like isoform X2 gives MACIKSAQRAAQTALAPDAPYLAAGTMTGAIDLSFSNSANIEIFRLDFQSDSPDLPLLASAPSPDRFNRLSWSRPGAVEGDSFALGLLADGLSDGSVAVWNPLSMISSEGKAEDAMVARLEKHTGPVCGLEFSELTPNRLASGAEQGELCIWDLKNPVEPIVYPPPYHHSRCTELVPDKVRSALQNTLKDYSWITLISTLRLTCPSGHACGRSTAEAAEQASPCDVCVENNVKYGSFEDRTCC, from the exons ATGGCGTGCATCAAGAGCGCGCAGCGGGCGGCGCAGACGGCACTGGCGCCGGACGCGCCGTACCTCGCCGCGGGCACCATGACCGGCGCCATCGACTTGAGCTTCTCCAACTCCGCCAACATCGAGATCTTCCGCCTCGACTTCCAGTCCGACTCCCCGGATCTCCCGCTCCTCGCCTCCGCGCCTTCCCCGGACCGCTTCAACCGCCTCTCCTGGTCGCGCCCAGGCGCCGTCGAGGGCGACTCCTTCGCGCTCGGactcctcgccgatggcctcaGCGATGGCTCCGTCGCCGTGTGGAACCCGCTGAGCATGATCAG CTCCGAGGGGAAAGCGGAGGACGCTATGGTCGCGCGTCTGGAGAAGCACACCGGGCCA GTTTGTGGACTGGAGTTCAGTGAGCTCACGCCGAATCGGCTCGCTTCTGGGGCTGAGCAGGGGGAGCTTTGCATCTGGGATCTCAAGAACCCTGTTGAGCCAATTGTGTACCCACCACCATACCACCACTCAAG GTGCACAGAGTTGGTTCCTGATAAGGTTCGGTCAGCACTTCAGAACACACTCAAGGATTACAGCTGGATTACCTTGATCTCTACATT GAGACTAACATGTCCAAGTGGTCATGCATGTGGAAGAAGCACAGCTGAAGCAGCCGAACAAGCTTCCCCCTGTGATGTGTGTGTGGAAAATAATG TCAAATATGGAAGCTTTGAGGACAGAACCTGTTGCTAA
- the LOC136494299 gene encoding protein transport protein SEC31 homolog B-like isoform X3, producing MACIKSAQRAAQTALAPDAPYLAAGTMTGAIDLSFSNSANIEIFRLDFQSDSPDLPLLASAPSPDRFNRLSWSRPGAVEGDSFALGLLADGLSDGSVAVWNPLSMISSEGKAEDAMVARLEKHTGPVCGLEFSELTPNRLASGAEQGELCIWDLKNPVEPIVYPPPYHHSRRLTCPSGHACGRSTAEAAEQASPCDVCVENNVKYGSFEDRTCC from the exons ATGGCGTGCATCAAGAGCGCGCAGCGGGCGGCGCAGACGGCACTGGCGCCGGACGCGCCGTACCTCGCCGCGGGCACCATGACCGGCGCCATCGACTTGAGCTTCTCCAACTCCGCCAACATCGAGATCTTCCGCCTCGACTTCCAGTCCGACTCCCCGGATCTCCCGCTCCTCGCCTCCGCGCCTTCCCCGGACCGCTTCAACCGCCTCTCCTGGTCGCGCCCAGGCGCCGTCGAGGGCGACTCCTTCGCGCTCGGactcctcgccgatggcctcaGCGATGGCTCCGTCGCCGTGTGGAACCCGCTGAGCATGATCAG CTCCGAGGGGAAAGCGGAGGACGCTATGGTCGCGCGTCTGGAGAAGCACACCGGGCCA GTTTGTGGACTGGAGTTCAGTGAGCTCACGCCGAATCGGCTCGCTTCTGGGGCTGAGCAGGGGGAGCTTTGCATCTGGGATCTCAAGAACCCTGTTGAGCCAATTGTGTACCCACCACCATACCACCACTCAAG GAGACTAACATGTCCAAGTGGTCATGCATGTGGAAGAAGCACAGCTGAAGCAGCCGAACAAGCTTCCCCCTGTGATGTGTGTGTGGAAAATAATG TCAAATATGGAAGCTTTGAGGACAGAACCTGTTGCTAA
- the LOC136494299 gene encoding protein transport protein SEC31 homolog B-like isoform X1, translated as MACIKSAQRAAQTALAPDAPYLAAGTMTGAIDLSFSNSANIEIFRLDFQSDSPDLPLLASAPSPDRFNRLSWSRPGAVEGDSFALGLLADGLSDGSVAVWNPLSMISSEGKAEDAMVARLEKHTGPVCGLEFSELTPNRLASGAEQGELCIWDLKNPVEPIVYPPPYHHSRRGGRWIHHGQDSAAHGKGYARSGTGTRREVAAPEHGGSLVHEQRATVHPTVHELDPSSAQGGWWQHSSFPRPPLCAPASFHSEVHRVGS; from the exons ATGGCGTGCATCAAGAGCGCGCAGCGGGCGGCGCAGACGGCACTGGCGCCGGACGCGCCGTACCTCGCCGCGGGCACCATGACCGGCGCCATCGACTTGAGCTTCTCCAACTCCGCCAACATCGAGATCTTCCGCCTCGACTTCCAGTCCGACTCCCCGGATCTCCCGCTCCTCGCCTCCGCGCCTTCCCCGGACCGCTTCAACCGCCTCTCCTGGTCGCGCCCAGGCGCCGTCGAGGGCGACTCCTTCGCGCTCGGactcctcgccgatggcctcaGCGATGGCTCCGTCGCCGTGTGGAACCCGCTGAGCATGATCAG CTCCGAGGGGAAAGCGGAGGACGCTATGGTCGCGCGTCTGGAGAAGCACACCGGGCCA GTTTGTGGACTGGAGTTCAGTGAGCTCACGCCGAATCGGCTCGCTTCTGGGGCTGAGCAGGGGGAGCTTTGCATCTGGGATCTCAAGAACCCTGTTGAGCCAATTGTGTACCCACCACCATACCACCACTCAAG GAGAGGAGGCAGATGGATCCACCACGGACAGGATTCGGCGGCGCACGGTAAGGGCTATGCCAGATCCGGCACTGGCACGAGGCGGGAGGTGGCGGCGCCTGAGCATGGCGGCAGCCTCGTGCATGAGCAGCGGGCCACTGTGCATCCGACGGTGCACGAGCTAGATCCATCGTCAGCGCAAGGCGGGTGGTGGCAGCACTCGAGCTTTCCTCGTCCTCCCCTGTGCGCTCCTGCTTCCTTCCATTCCGAG GTGCACAGAGTTGGTTCCTGA